The following are encoded together in the Cryptosporangium phraense genome:
- a CDS encoding DUF3500 domain-containing protein yields MPVSARSIAARMAAAAERWLTSLDDAQRADAMLPWPSEDERHRWYYTPVDHGGLPLGRMRPAQQSLAHQLLATGLSRAGYVTAATVIGLENVLDHDEGWRVRANRERGRDPLLYWARVFGDPAGDGPWAWRFGGHHLSVHHLVVDGEVQASSPCFLGANPASSPLLGGHLLRPLGAAEDLARGLVHSLDAEQRAHAVLGPHAPDDILSGEDPRARVELAGLPATDLDGAQRERLRALLDVYLGRIPEALADREAAKYAGDRLGAVHFAWAGGLEAGQPHYYRLQGPRLLVEYDNTQRDASHIHSVWRDPEGDFGDDVLARHRATYH; encoded by the coding sequence GTGCCCGTGTCCGCCCGGAGCATCGCCGCCCGCATGGCCGCCGCCGCCGAGCGTTGGCTGACCAGTCTCGACGACGCCCAGCGGGCCGACGCGATGCTGCCGTGGCCGTCGGAGGACGAGCGTCACCGCTGGTACTACACGCCGGTCGACCACGGTGGCCTGCCCCTGGGCCGGATGCGCCCGGCCCAGCAGAGCCTCGCGCACCAGCTGCTCGCGACCGGGCTGTCCCGGGCCGGGTACGTCACCGCGGCGACGGTGATCGGCCTGGAGAACGTCCTGGACCACGACGAGGGCTGGCGGGTGCGGGCGAACCGCGAGCGCGGGCGCGACCCGCTGCTCTACTGGGCCCGGGTCTTCGGCGACCCGGCCGGCGACGGGCCCTGGGCCTGGCGCTTCGGTGGCCACCACCTCTCCGTCCACCACCTGGTCGTCGACGGGGAGGTGCAGGCCAGCTCGCCGTGCTTCCTCGGGGCCAACCCGGCGTCGTCGCCGCTGCTCGGCGGGCACCTGCTACGGCCGCTGGGCGCCGCCGAGGACCTGGCCCGGGGCCTCGTGCACTCGCTGGACGCGGAGCAGCGGGCGCACGCCGTCCTCGGCCCGCACGCCCCGGACGACATCCTCAGCGGCGAAGACCCCCGCGCCCGGGTGGAGCTGGCCGGCCTGCCCGCCACCGACCTCGACGGAGCCCAGCGCGAGCGGCTGCGCGCCCTGCTCGACGTCTACCTCGGGCGCATCCCGGAGGCGCTGGCCGATCGCGAAGCGGCCAAGTACGCCGGCGACCGCCTCGGCGCCGTGCACTTCGCCTGGGCCGGCGGCCTCGAGGCCGGGCAGCCGCACTACTACCGGCTCCAGGGGCCCCGCTTACTCGTCGAGTACGACAACACCCAGCGGGACGCCAGCCACATCCACTCGGTCTGGCGCGACCCCGAGGGCGACTTCGGCGACGACGTGCTCGCCCGCCACCGGGCGACGTACCACTAG
- a CDS encoding MaoC/PaaZ C-terminal domain-containing protein, producing MSSSAPGPTRPDGLWLNDLSVGQTFRSDDYSLTESEIVEFASRYDPQLFHVDPERARDTFFGGLASSGWLTAAVTMRLFTESVPLACGVIGSTITLAWPTATRPGDRLRAESRIDEITPSSSRPDRAAVLFSYRTLTADDEIRQQTSGRVLSWNRPTDA from the coding sequence GTGAGTTCCAGCGCACCCGGCCCGACCCGCCCCGACGGCCTCTGGCTGAACGATTTGTCGGTCGGCCAGACGTTTCGTAGTGACGATTACTCGCTGACCGAATCGGAGATCGTCGAATTCGCGTCCCGCTACGACCCGCAGTTGTTTCACGTGGATCCGGAACGGGCGCGAGACACGTTCTTCGGCGGGCTGGCGTCGAGCGGATGGCTGACCGCGGCCGTGACGATGCGGCTCTTCACCGAGTCGGTGCCGCTGGCCTGCGGGGTGATCGGTTCGACGATCACGCTGGCCTGGCCCACGGCCACCCGCCCCGGAGATCGCCTCCGAGCCGAGTCCAGGATCGACGAGATCACGCCGTCGTCCTCGAGGCCCGACCGCGCCGCCGTGCTGTTCTCGTACCGGACGCTCACGGCTGACGACGAGATCCGCCAGCAGACGTCCGGCCGGGTGCTGTCGTGGAACCGCCCGACCGACGCGTAG
- the sigK gene encoding ECF RNA polymerase sigma factor SigK produces MNRSRRSAAEPAEAPRDDVAALLTQAGRGDDTAFENLYDAVSPRVYGLVLRVVRDPAQAEEVTQEVLVEIWRTSPRFDPARGSASNWILTLAHRRAVDWVRSTQAAAARDHRDASAQTPDYDVVAETVDGRLERQQVLRCLRGLTDVQREAIELAYYGGRSYREVAESLDLPLPTVKTRMRDALIRLRDCLGVSR; encoded by the coding sequence ATGAACCGCTCGAGAAGGTCGGCGGCCGAACCCGCGGAGGCGCCGCGCGACGACGTCGCCGCGCTGCTCACGCAGGCCGGACGGGGTGACGACACGGCGTTCGAGAACCTCTACGACGCGGTTTCTCCCCGCGTGTACGGGCTGGTGCTCCGCGTGGTCCGCGACCCGGCCCAGGCCGAGGAGGTCACCCAGGAGGTCCTCGTCGAGATCTGGCGCACCTCACCCCGGTTCGATCCGGCGCGCGGGTCGGCGTCGAACTGGATCCTGACGCTGGCCCACCGCCGGGCGGTCGACTGGGTGCGCAGCACCCAGGCCGCGGCCGCCCGCGACCACCGCGACGCGTCGGCGCAGACCCCGGACTACGACGTGGTCGCCGAGACCGTCGACGGCCGGCTCGAACGTCAGCAGGTGCTCCGCTGCCTCCGCGGCCTGACCGACGTGCAACGCGAGGCCATCGAGCTGGCCTACTACGGCGGCCGCAGCTACCGCGAGGTGGCCGAGAGCCTCGACCTGCCCCTGCCCACCGTCAAGACCCGGATGCGGGACGCCCTCATCCGGCTGCGCGACTGCCTCGGAGTGTCCCGATGA
- a CDS encoding winged helix-turn-helix transcriptional regulator, protein MASIDRGSCTIGRVLNAIGDKWSLRLLCEAALNGVERFSDFQAILGVAPDVLGQRLNKLVEEGLLVKQPYREPGQRTRFLYTLTPAARELRLALAALQQWGEVHRPAGGVVLTEVGRTMGSDRAVQVAFVDDVGDVVDPEKIEYRYSV, encoded by the coding sequence ATGGCGTCGATCGACCGCGGATCCTGCACGATCGGCCGGGTGCTGAACGCGATCGGCGACAAATGGAGCTTGCGTCTGCTGTGCGAGGCCGCCCTGAACGGGGTCGAGCGGTTCAGCGATTTCCAGGCGATTCTCGGGGTGGCCCCGGATGTGCTGGGTCAGCGTCTCAACAAGTTGGTGGAGGAGGGGTTGCTGGTCAAGCAGCCGTATCGGGAGCCGGGGCAGCGGACGCGGTTTCTGTACACGTTGACGCCGGCGGCGAGGGAGTTGCGGTTGGCGTTGGCGGCGCTCCAGCAGTGGGGGGAGGTTCACCGGCCTGCCGGCGGGGTGGTTCTGACCGAGGTCGGGCGGACGATGGGGTCGGATCGGGCGGTGCAGGTCGCGTTCGTGGATGACGTGGGGGATGTCGTGGACCCGGAGAAGATCGAGTACCGCTACTCGGTTTGA
- a CDS encoding molybdopterin-dependent oxidoreductase, which produces MTRTERLGYGALIGVAAAGAALGVAEPVAALVGRGSSPVVAVGLAVIDAVPRPVKDFGIRTFGQHDKEALLAGVFVLLALFAVGVGVAALSRRWIGVGGVVVFGALGAVAALSRPAASVVSAVPSVLGTVAAVGVIVFLLRAVPRPAASAGVPAAAAGAARPAPRHRSRPRARLQDQPQDRASARDTPPVRRPGLDRRGFLAVTTSVVAASAALGGVGRFLTSLRDVGAERRGITLPAPADPAPALPAGADLKLPDLTPFLTPPRDFYRVDTALVVPQVSIDEYRLRIHGRVRHPLTLTYQDLLERDLIERVITLSCVSNEVGGDLAGTARWLGVRLKDLLDEAGPADDADQLLSTSVDGWTCGTPTAVVRDGRDAMLAVGMNGEPLPLQRGYPVRMLVPGLYGYVSATKWLVDLELTRFSDVAPYWVKRGWKREAPIKTFSRIDTPRPLANATAGRLAVAGVAWAQHRGVEKVEVRVDGGAWNAADLAAVPSVDTWRQWRWEWDADPGRHTLEVRATDRTGATQPEAREKPFPDGATGWHSVVVTVS; this is translated from the coding sequence GTGACACGGACTGAGCGACTCGGATACGGCGCCCTGATCGGGGTGGCCGCGGCCGGGGCTGCCCTCGGGGTGGCCGAACCGGTCGCGGCGCTCGTCGGTCGCGGGTCGTCGCCCGTGGTCGCCGTGGGGCTGGCCGTGATCGACGCGGTTCCGCGGCCGGTCAAGGACTTCGGCATCCGGACGTTCGGTCAGCACGACAAGGAGGCCCTGCTCGCCGGGGTGTTCGTGCTGCTGGCCCTGTTCGCGGTCGGGGTCGGGGTGGCGGCGCTGTCCCGGCGGTGGATCGGCGTGGGTGGGGTCGTCGTGTTCGGGGCGCTCGGGGCGGTGGCGGCGCTGAGCCGGCCGGCGGCGAGCGTGGTCTCGGCCGTGCCGTCGGTGCTCGGCACGGTGGCCGCGGTCGGCGTGATCGTGTTCCTACTGCGGGCGGTGCCCCGCCCGGCGGCTTCGGCAGGAGTTCCGGCTGCGGCGGCCGGCGCGGCCCGGCCCGCGCCCCGCCATCGGAGCCGGCCCCGGGCCCGGCTCCAGGACCAGCCTCAGGACCGGGCGTCGGCGCGCGACACGCCGCCGGTGCGCCGGCCCGGGCTGGATCGGCGGGGGTTTCTGGCCGTCACCACCTCGGTGGTGGCCGCGTCGGCCGCGCTCGGCGGAGTGGGCCGGTTCCTGACCAGCCTGCGTGACGTCGGCGCCGAGCGCCGCGGCATCACGCTCCCGGCCCCGGCCGACCCCGCGCCCGCCCTGCCGGCCGGCGCCGACCTGAAACTCCCCGACCTGACGCCGTTCTTGACGCCGCCGCGCGACTTCTACCGGGTCGACACCGCACTCGTCGTCCCGCAGGTGTCGATCGACGAGTACCGGCTCCGGATCCACGGCCGGGTGCGCCACCCGCTGACCCTCACCTACCAGGACCTGCTGGAGCGGGACCTGATCGAGCGGGTGATCACGCTGTCCTGCGTCTCCAACGAGGTCGGCGGCGACCTGGCCGGAACCGCCCGCTGGCTCGGCGTCCGCCTGAAGGACCTGCTGGACGAGGCCGGGCCGGCCGACGACGCCGATCAACTCCTGAGCACCTCGGTCGACGGGTGGACCTGCGGGACCCCGACGGCCGTCGTCCGGGACGGACGGGACGCGATGCTGGCGGTCGGCATGAACGGCGAACCGCTGCCGCTCCAGCGGGGGTATCCCGTCCGCATGCTCGTGCCCGGTCTCTACGGGTACGTGTCGGCCACCAAATGGCTGGTCGACCTGGAGCTCACCCGCTTCTCCGACGTCGCGCCCTACTGGGTGAAGCGCGGCTGGAAGCGGGAGGCCCCGATCAAGACCTTCTCCCGGATCGACACCCCGCGGCCCCTGGCGAACGCCACGGCCGGACGCCTCGCGGTGGCCGGTGTGGCCTGGGCCCAGCACCGCGGCGTCGAGAAGGTCGAAGTTCGCGTGGACGGCGGCGCCTGGAACGCCGCCGACCTCGCAGCGGTCCCGTCCGTCGACACCTGGCGCCAGTGGCGCTGGGAGTGGGACGCGGACCCCGGCCGGCACACGCTCGAGGTCCGGGCGACCGACCGCACCGGCGCCACCCAGCCGGAAGCACGAGAGAAACCGTTCCCCGACGGCGCGACGGGCTGGCACTCGGTCGTCGTCACCGTCTCGTAG
- a CDS encoding pyridoxal phosphate-dependent decarboxylase family protein encodes MPDLGTYLQLAADRIADWQAEFGPYRPHPSLDVTAEDMKAATDRLHERLRDNYPFFHPRYIGQMLKPPHPAAVVGYVSAMLINPNNHALDGGPATAQMEKEVVAELAAMFGLDPHVGHLTSSGTIANLEALFVARETHPGKAIAYSTDAHYTHGRMGHVLGVEMVAVPTTADGTMDLDALETELRTGRIGTVVATTGTTGLGAVDPVHEIVALGRRYGVRIHVDAAYGGFFRLIADDTPDGVAAAPFVAIGDCDSVVIDPHKHGLQPYGCGAVLFRDPAVVRHYRHDSPYTYFTSDDLHLGEISLECSRAGAAAAALWLTLRLLPLTPDGLGAALRPGRRAALAWAGLIAASEELTVYQPPQLDILTYFPALGSLSRIDAASARVLDRGMRLPPDEAVFVATYTADAAGIAARGHRPEADVPQARILRSVLMKPEIEDQVPDLHERIRALLA; translated from the coding sequence GTGCCCGATCTCGGGACGTATCTGCAGCTCGCGGCCGACCGGATCGCCGACTGGCAGGCCGAGTTCGGCCCGTACCGTCCGCATCCGTCGCTGGACGTGACCGCGGAGGACATGAAGGCCGCGACCGACCGCCTCCACGAACGGCTCCGCGACAACTACCCGTTCTTCCACCCCCGCTACATCGGGCAGATGCTCAAGCCGCCGCACCCGGCCGCGGTCGTCGGGTACGTCAGCGCGATGCTGATCAACCCCAACAACCACGCGCTGGACGGCGGCCCGGCCACCGCGCAGATGGAGAAGGAGGTCGTGGCCGAGCTGGCCGCGATGTTCGGGCTCGACCCCCACGTCGGGCACCTGACCAGCAGCGGGACGATCGCCAACCTCGAGGCGCTGTTCGTGGCCCGGGAGACCCACCCCGGCAAGGCGATCGCGTACAGCACCGACGCCCACTACACCCACGGGCGGATGGGCCACGTGCTCGGCGTCGAGATGGTGGCCGTTCCGACCACCGCGGACGGGACCATGGACCTGGACGCGCTCGAGACCGAACTGCGCACCGGGCGCATCGGCACGGTCGTCGCGACCACCGGCACGACCGGGCTCGGCGCCGTCGATCCGGTTCACGAGATCGTCGCACTGGGCCGCCGGTACGGCGTCCGCATACACGTGGACGCGGCCTACGGCGGGTTCTTCCGGCTGATCGCGGACGACACCCCGGACGGGGTGGCGGCGGCGCCGTTCGTCGCCATCGGCGACTGTGACTCGGTCGTCATCGACCCGCACAAGCACGGCCTGCAGCCCTACGGGTGCGGCGCGGTCCTGTTCCGCGACCCCGCGGTGGTCCGGCACTACCGGCACGACTCCCCGTACACCTACTTCACCTCCGACGACCTGCACCTGGGTGAGATCTCGCTGGAGTGCTCGCGGGCCGGCGCGGCCGCGGCCGCGCTCTGGCTCACGCTGCGGTTGCTTCCGCTCACTCCGGACGGGCTGGGAGCCGCACTCCGGCCGGGCCGGCGGGCCGCGCTGGCCTGGGCCGGGCTGATCGCGGCGAGCGAGGAGCTCACCGTGTACCAGCCGCCGCAGCTCGACATCCTCACGTACTTCCCGGCCCTCGGCAGTCTTTCGCGTATCGATGCGGCCAGCGCGAGGGTGTTGGATCGCGGTATGCGGCTGCCCCCCGACGAGGCGGTGTTCGTCGCGACGTACACGGCCGACGCCGCGGGCATCGCCGCCCGCGGGCACCGGCCCGAGGCCGACGTGCCGCAGGCCCGGATCCTGCGCAGCGTCCTCATGAAGCCGGAGATCGAGGATCAGGTACCGGACCTGCACGAACGGATCCGGGCGTTGCTCGCCTAG
- a CDS encoding sensor domain-containing diguanylate cyclase, which translates to MVRRRLIVGAPLFAVPVLLIPYLNGDDLSTLGLLSFAIADAIGIVGIVAGLVLYRPRFLAPWLCLIAVCACQVAGDVAVTVGGLIDAAGLLFLPRYPLHLLALLLWARRRHPGRDAATWLDLSIVAVALALTSWVFLVSPQLAAGDQRGWTTGTTIAYPAMELLTISLGLRIWVGARERSPAMYLLGGMFLVYLTADVLYSTLTVSGEASVSDLWNTVFMLAGPLIAAAALHPSMARLGERVPDQARPVTGRRLVVLAVVAAVPPGVLFVQHFRGADLHVPSIAAACAVLTSLVLTRMWLLVIEQRWIAVTDGLTGLRTRRRFEEELTVQCDRSRSVGVMLLDVDHFKQVNDVYGHQAGDAVLSELAHRLTTSVRAGDLVARYGGEEFAVLMGSTDLDTAAAIAERTRRAVADHPFRLPGNVELPITISIGIAIWDDGPVADAPTDLLREADRRLYKAKADGRNLVVSR; encoded by the coding sequence ATGGTGAGAAGGCGTCTGATCGTCGGCGCGCCGTTGTTCGCCGTGCCTGTGCTCCTGATTCCGTACCTCAACGGCGACGACCTCTCGACGCTCGGCCTGCTCAGCTTCGCGATCGCGGACGCGATCGGGATAGTCGGCATCGTGGCCGGTCTCGTGCTCTACCGGCCGCGGTTCCTCGCGCCCTGGCTGTGCCTGATCGCGGTCTGCGCCTGCCAGGTCGCCGGCGACGTCGCGGTCACGGTCGGGGGCCTCATCGATGCGGCCGGCCTGCTGTTCCTCCCGCGCTATCCGCTGCATCTGCTGGCGCTGCTGCTGTGGGCCCGCCGCCGGCACCCGGGCCGGGACGCGGCCACCTGGCTCGACCTCTCGATCGTCGCGGTCGCGCTCGCGCTGACGTCCTGGGTCTTCCTGGTCTCGCCCCAGCTCGCGGCCGGTGACCAGCGCGGCTGGACCACCGGCACCACGATCGCCTACCCAGCGATGGAGCTGCTCACGATCTCCCTCGGACTGCGCATCTGGGTCGGGGCCCGCGAGCGCAGCCCGGCGATGTACCTGCTCGGCGGCATGTTCCTGGTGTACCTGACCGCCGACGTCCTGTACTCGACGCTGACGGTGTCCGGTGAGGCGTCGGTGTCCGACCTCTGGAACACCGTGTTCATGCTGGCCGGCCCGCTGATCGCGGCCGCGGCGCTGCACCCGTCGATGGCCCGGCTGGGCGAGCGGGTGCCCGATCAGGCCCGCCCGGTGACCGGCCGGCGGCTGGTCGTGCTCGCGGTCGTGGCCGCGGTGCCGCCCGGCGTCCTGTTCGTGCAGCACTTCCGCGGTGCCGACCTGCACGTCCCGTCGATCGCCGCGGCCTGCGCGGTGCTGACGTCGCTGGTGCTGACCCGGATGTGGTTGCTGGTCATCGAACAGCGCTGGATCGCGGTGACCGACGGCCTGACCGGCCTGCGGACCCGTCGGCGGTTCGAGGAGGAGCTGACCGTGCAGTGCGACCGCTCCCGCAGCGTCGGCGTGATGCTCCTCGACGTCGATCACTTCAAGCAGGTCAACGACGTCTACGGGCATCAGGCCGGCGACGCCGTGCTGAGCGAGCTGGCGCACCGCCTGACGACGTCGGTCCGGGCCGGCGACCTGGTCGCCCGCTACGGCGGCGAGGAGTTCGCGGTGCTGATGGGCTCGACCGACCTCGACACCGCGGCGGCGATCGCCGAACGGACCCGGCGCGCGGTCGCCGACCACCCGTTCCGGCTGCCCGGCAACGTCGAGCTGCCGATCACGATCTCGATCGGCATCGCGATCTGGGACGACGGCCCGGTCGCCGACGCCCCGACCGACCTGCTGCGGGAGGCCGACCGTCGCCTCTACAAGGCCAAGGCCGACGGGCGGAACCTCGTGGTGAGCCGCTAG
- a CDS encoding CaiB/BaiF CoA transferase family protein, with translation MTQPLDGVTVVALEQAVAAPLATRHLADLGARVIKIERPGRGDFARDYDHVVHGTGAHFVWLNRGKESLAVDLKTDEGRAIVRKIIDRADVFVQNLAPGAAARLGLGSADLRAERPELITVNLSGYGTGGPFEQRKAYDMLVQAEAGLISITGTPGTPVKTGIPTSDIAAGMYCVQAVLAALVRRGRTGEGATVDVSMLEATVEWMGYPLYTSMHTGAQPARMGLSHPAIAPYDAYPTADGQILIGVQNDSGWRTLVTAVLDAPELADDPRFVTNVDRVTHRAACDAAVADLTRRWSTAELDDRLAAAGVPAAEIRELDDVVHHPQLRERNRWRRVGTEHAEVDALLPPVTFADVEAPMGDVPKLGQHTRALLRELGLDDQGLFG, from the coding sequence ATGACACAACCGCTGGACGGCGTCACGGTCGTCGCGCTCGAGCAGGCCGTGGCGGCTCCGCTGGCCACCCGCCATCTGGCCGACCTCGGCGCCCGGGTGATCAAGATAGAGCGGCCCGGGCGCGGGGACTTCGCCCGGGATTACGACCACGTCGTGCACGGCACCGGCGCGCACTTCGTCTGGCTCAACCGCGGCAAGGAGTCGCTGGCCGTCGACCTGAAGACGGACGAGGGGCGGGCGATCGTCCGAAAGATCATCGACCGGGCGGACGTGTTCGTGCAGAACCTGGCCCCGGGCGCGGCCGCCCGGCTCGGGCTCGGCTCGGCCGACCTCCGGGCGGAACGCCCGGAACTGATCACGGTGAACCTCTCCGGGTACGGGACCGGCGGGCCGTTCGAGCAGCGCAAGGCCTACGACATGCTCGTGCAGGCCGAGGCCGGCCTGATCTCGATCACCGGAACCCCGGGCACGCCGGTGAAGACCGGCATCCCGACCTCGGACATCGCCGCCGGCATGTACTGCGTGCAGGCGGTACTGGCCGCGCTGGTCCGCCGGGGCCGCACCGGCGAGGGCGCCACCGTCGACGTGTCGATGCTGGAGGCGACCGTCGAGTGGATGGGGTATCCGCTGTACACGTCGATGCACACCGGCGCGCAGCCGGCCCGGATGGGCCTGAGCCACCCGGCGATCGCCCCCTACGATGCCTATCCCACCGCCGACGGGCAGATCCTGATCGGCGTCCAGAACGACTCCGGGTGGCGGACGCTGGTGACCGCGGTCCTCGACGCGCCGGAACTGGCCGACGATCCCCGGTTCGTCACCAACGTCGACCGGGTGACGCATCGCGCCGCATGCGACGCGGCGGTCGCGGACCTGACCCGCCGCTGGTCGACGGCCGAGCTGGACGACCGCCTGGCCGCGGCCGGCGTGCCGGCGGCCGAGATCCGGGAGCTCGACGACGTGGTGCACCACCCCCAGCTGCGCGAACGGAACCGCTGGCGACGGGTGGGCACCGAGCACGCCGAGGTCGACGCGCTGCTCCCCCCGGTGACGTTCGCCGACGTCGAAGCACCCATGGGCGACGTGCCCAAACTGGGCCAGCACACCCGCGCGTTACTGCGAGAGCTCGGCCTCGACGACCAAGGCCTCTTCGGCTAG
- a CDS encoding anti-sigma factor, with product MTSNLNGHLDQLLGVYALNALDDVERATVERHLRICPTCADEAAELVATTARLGSAERATPPADLRGRVLASARRTPQQHGRPAARANPAAARWRRGLVAGAAAVVLGGSVGGTWWAQQDRIADEHARVVAAEQENATMRAVLAAADARLRVAPDVPSGRLTAVYSPSQRTAVVTFGGLGDVPADRTYQLWRLAGGTPESLGALPVGSREGTLVVRDLGATDRVAVSVERAGGSRTPSNVFAAVAMA from the coding sequence ATGACCTCGAACCTGAACGGCCACCTCGACCAGCTCCTCGGCGTCTACGCGCTGAACGCGCTCGACGACGTCGAACGCGCAACCGTCGAGAGGCATCTCCGGATCTGCCCGACCTGCGCGGACGAGGCGGCCGAGCTCGTCGCCACCACCGCCCGTCTCGGGAGCGCGGAGCGTGCGACCCCTCCGGCGGACCTCCGCGGCCGGGTCCTGGCCTCGGCCCGTCGCACCCCGCAGCAGCACGGCCGCCCGGCGGCCCGGGCGAACCCGGCGGCCGCGCGCTGGAGACGGGGCCTGGTGGCCGGGGCCGCGGCCGTCGTGCTCGGGGGCTCGGTCGGTGGCACCTGGTGGGCCCAGCAGGACCGGATCGCCGACGAACACGCGCGGGTGGTGGCGGCCGAGCAGGAGAACGCGACGATGCGCGCGGTGCTCGCCGCCGCCGACGCCCGGCTCCGGGTCGCGCCCGACGTGCCCTCCGGGCGGCTGACCGCGGTCTACTCGCCGTCGCAGCGGACCGCGGTGGTCACGTTCGGCGGCCTCGGGGACGTCCCGGCGGACCGGACCTACCAGCTGTGGCGCCTGGCCGGCGGAACCCCGGAGTCGCTCGGGGCGCTCCCGGTGGGCAGCCGGGAGGGCACGCTGGTCGTCCGCGACCTCGGGGCCACCGACCGGGTCGCGGTCAGCGTCGAGCGGGCCGGCGGCTCGCGGACCCCGTCGAACGTCTTCGCGGCCGTGGCGATGGCCTGA
- a CDS encoding fasciclin domain-containing protein — protein MAMTRIRTRLLGVTAASLLALSLAACGGNDSDTASSSATSAAAPAPSASEMTSSAAMDQPFGAACSAVPASGAGSFSGMAQDPVATAASNNPVLSTLVTAVKTAGLVDTLNGAKNITVFAPTNDAFAKIPPAQLKAVLADKDMLTKILTYHVIGQKVTPDQLGTAGPFKSLQGGDVTVSGSGEDFTVNGDSKVVCGNVQTANATVYLVDTVLMPK, from the coding sequence ATCGCCATGACGCGCATCCGTACTCGGCTACTCGGAGTCACCGCGGCCTCACTGCTCGCGCTCAGCCTGGCGGCGTGCGGCGGGAATGACTCGGACACCGCCTCCAGCAGTGCGACGTCGGCGGCCGCCCCGGCTCCGTCGGCCAGCGAGATGACCTCGTCGGCGGCCATGGACCAGCCGTTCGGTGCCGCCTGCTCGGCCGTGCCGGCCTCCGGAGCGGGCAGCTTCTCCGGCATGGCTCAGGACCCGGTGGCCACCGCGGCCAGCAACAACCCGGTGCTCTCGACGCTGGTGACCGCCGTGAAGACGGCCGGTCTGGTCGACACGCTGAACGGGGCCAAGAACATCACGGTGTTCGCGCCGACCAACGACGCGTTCGCCAAGATCCCGCCGGCTCAGCTCAAGGCCGTGCTGGCCGACAAGGACATGCTGACGAAGATCCTGACCTACCACGTGATCGGCCAGAAGGTGACGCCCGACCAGCTCGGCACGGCCGGCCCGTTCAAGTCGCTGCAGGGTGGCGACGTGACGGTCAGCGGGAGTGGTGAGGACTTCACGGTGAACGGCGACTCGAAGGTCGTGTGCGGGAACGTGCAGACCGCGAACGCGACGGTGTACCTCGTCGACACGGTTCTGATGCCCAAGTGA